A genomic segment from Alteribacillus bidgolensis encodes:
- a CDS encoding XTP/dITP diphosphatase — protein MQTMIVASKNQGKVKEFRNILGPEIKIKSLLDIPFQDIAETGTTFEENAALKAEAVYKELDTAAIADDSGLEIDALQGRPGIYSARYAGPDKDDDKNIEKVLEELTGIPEEKRSARFVCVIAVAMPEKTHIFRGTCEGRIAFSKTGQAGFGYDPIFYVPEKQATMAELSPEEKNKISHRFHALQQLQNEWSHIFS, from the coding sequence ATGCAGACAATGATTGTTGCTTCAAAGAACCAGGGAAAAGTTAAAGAATTTCGGAATATATTAGGGCCTGAAATCAAAATAAAGTCTCTGTTAGACATCCCTTTTCAAGATATTGCTGAAACCGGCACAACGTTTGAAGAAAATGCTGCCTTAAAAGCAGAAGCGGTTTATAAAGAGCTGGATACAGCAGCTATTGCAGATGATTCTGGTCTTGAAATAGATGCCTTACAAGGCCGACCTGGAATATACTCAGCCCGTTACGCAGGTCCTGATAAAGATGATGATAAAAACATCGAAAAGGTGTTAGAAGAGCTTACAGGCATCCCAGAAGAAAAAAGGTCAGCAAGGTTTGTATGTGTGATTGCAGTGGCAATGCCTGAAAAAACTCATATATTCCGGGGCACGTGTGAAGGCCGGATAGCTTTTTCAAAAACAGGCCAAGCAGGTTTTGGATATGACCCTATTTTTTATGTCCCAGAAAAACAAGCAACGATGGCTGAACTTTCTCCTGAGGAAAAAAATAAAATCAGCCACCGTTTTCATGCTCTGCAGCAGCTTCAAAATGAATGGAGCCATATTTTTAGTTAA
- the rph gene encoding ribonuclease PH, whose amino-acid sequence MTRADGRELDELRPVTIDTEFLKHPEGSVLITVGETKVICTASIEDRVPPFMRGSKKGWIAAEYSMLPRATEQRNIREAAKGKLSGRTMEIQRLIGRSLRSVVDLTKIGERTIWVDCDVIQADGGTRTASITGAFVAMTMALQQYKNDEKIKTLPITDFLAAVSVGVDPEQRELLDLCYTEDASAEVDMNIVMTGNGKFVELQGTGEEASYSREQLNHLLDIGEKGMKELFLIQKAVLGDTAEKIGRNTEEKEAK is encoded by the coding sequence ATGACACGAGCAGATGGAAGAGAATTGGATGAATTACGCCCGGTAACAATTGATACGGAATTTTTAAAGCATCCCGAAGGATCAGTACTTATTACTGTTGGAGAAACAAAAGTAATTTGTACAGCCAGCATAGAAGACAGAGTGCCGCCTTTTATGCGCGGCAGTAAAAAGGGCTGGATAGCTGCTGAGTATTCCATGCTTCCAAGGGCAACAGAACAACGCAATATTAGAGAAGCGGCGAAAGGAAAGCTTAGCGGACGAACAATGGAAATACAACGTCTTATTGGCCGTTCACTGCGATCTGTCGTAGATTTAACGAAAATTGGAGAGCGGACGATCTGGGTAGACTGTGACGTTATTCAAGCAGATGGAGGGACGCGGACAGCCTCTATAACTGGAGCATTTGTTGCTATGACAATGGCACTGCAGCAATATAAGAATGACGAGAAAATAAAAACGCTGCCGATTACTGATTTTCTTGCAGCCGTGTCGGTCGGAGTTGACCCTGAGCAAAGAGAATTGCTAGACTTATGCTATACAGAAGATGCTTCGGCAGAAGTTGATATGAATATTGTGATGACAGGAAATGGAAAATTTGTAGAGCTGCAAGGCACTGGAGAAGAAGCATCCTATTCTAGAGAACAGCTGAATCACCTGTTAGATATCGGAGAAAAAGGGATGAAGGAGCTTTTTCTCATTCAGAAAGCTGTGCTAGGAGATACAGCGGAAAAAATAGGAAGAAACACGGAAGAAAAGGAAGCTAAATAA
- a CDS encoding metallophosphoesterase family protein encodes MKCLIISDSHGSEKELEEVIARHQEEVDAVIHCGDSELQQSSPLLQNTYVVEGNCDIPGEFPEDRAEDINGVRVYVTHGHLYNVKMTHVPLSYRAEEKAARLACFGHSHIAAAFEENGVIFVNPGSLLLPRIRPEQTYAMAAFDKNGGAEIQFFDRSSGEEINELRKTFAAY; translated from the coding sequence ATGAAATGCTTGATTATTAGTGACAGCCATGGAAGCGAAAAAGAATTAGAAGAAGTTATTGCAAGGCACCAAGAAGAAGTGGACGCTGTCATTCACTGTGGAGATTCGGAATTACAACAGTCTTCTCCGCTGCTGCAGAATACGTATGTCGTCGAAGGGAATTGTGACATTCCCGGCGAATTTCCTGAAGACCGAGCCGAAGATATCAATGGCGTCCGCGTCTATGTTACACATGGTCATCTGTACAATGTGAAAATGACACACGTCCCTCTTTCTTATCGAGCAGAAGAAAAAGCTGCTCGGCTTGCTTGTTTTGGACACAGCCACATAGCTGCAGCGTTTGAAGAAAACGGCGTCATATTTGTAAATCCAGGCAGCTTATTACTTCCTAGAATTCGTCCGGAACAAACATATGCGATGGCTGCTTTTGATAAAAATGGAGGAGCAGAAATACAGTTTTTTGACCGGTCAAGCGGTGAGGAAATAAATGAGCTTCGCAAAACCTTCGCAGCCTATTAG